A single genomic interval of Chrysemys picta bellii isolate R12L10 chromosome 8, ASM1138683v2, whole genome shotgun sequence harbors:
- the LOC135973317 gene encoding pancreatic secretory trypsin inhibitor-like: MKAAGLFLLLGVGLCCCSANAEPDGASDEGKEPDCGSFIFPGCPKILDPVCGTDNLTYPNECELCTMNLRRGTHIGIKRRGMC, encoded by the exons ATGAAGGCAGCtggcctcttcctgctcctcGGTGTGGGGCTTTGCTGCTGCTCAG CCAATGCTGAACCGGATGGTGCTTCTGACGAAGGGAAAGAG CCTGATTGTGGCAGCTTTATATTTCCGGGCTGCCCAAAAATCTTGGATCCTGTATGTGGCACCGACAATTTGACGTATCCCAATGAGTGTGAGTTGTGTACTATGAACCT GAGAAGGGGAACTCACATTGGCATAAAGAGGAGAGGGATGTGCTGA